A single genomic interval of Peribacillus sp. FSL H8-0477 harbors:
- a CDS encoding YdhK family protein has product MIKTKMIAGVMLAAAMTLTACANEKEDSSSKHSNEHIHGESEVPSNLGAAENPTYDIGSKAIINTDHMKGMKGAEATVTGAYETTAYTVSYIPESGKSKEPINNHKWVIQEEIKDAGDKMLEPGTEVIIEANHMKGMKGAEATIESAEKTTVYMIDYTPTTGGEKVTNHKWLVESELK; this is encoded by the coding sequence ATGATAAAAACAAAGATGATAGCGGGAGTTATGTTAGCAGCAGCAATGACCTTAACTGCCTGTGCCAACGAAAAAGAAGATTCTAGTTCTAAACACAGCAACGAGCACATTCACGGGGAGTCCGAAGTACCAAGTAACTTAGGAGCTGCTGAAAACCCAACGTATGACATTGGAAGTAAAGCAATCATAAATACGGATCATATGAAGGGGATGAAAGGTGCAGAAGCCACTGTTACTGGCGCTTATGAGACAACGGCTTACACTGTTTCATACATACCTGAATCAGGGAAGAGCAAAGAACCAATCAACAACCATAAATGGGTCATTCAAGAAGAAATTAAAGATGCAGGAGACAAAATGTTGGAACCTGGTACGGAAGTAATCATTGAAGCAAATCATATGAAAGGGATGAAAGGTGCAGAAGCAACGATTGAATCAGCCGAAAAAACAACCGTTTATATGATTGATTACACGCCGACAACAGGTGGTGAAAAAGTAACCAATCATAAGTGGCTTGTTGAAAGTGAATTAAAGTAA
- a CDS encoding rhodanese-like domain-containing protein has product MNTIINAILIVALGWFLYQRLVPAKGIKSISTSELKLELTKKGKQFIDVRTPQEFRGNHIRNFKNIPLFELQKRAQELSKEQEVIVICQSGMRSSKASKTLKKLGFTQITNVKGGISAWH; this is encoded by the coding sequence ATGAATACCATTATAAATGCTATATTGATTGTAGCTCTTGGCTGGTTTTTATACCAACGGTTAGTTCCTGCAAAGGGAATTAAGAGCATTAGTACGTCAGAGCTAAAGCTTGAGTTGACTAAAAAGGGGAAGCAGTTTATTGATGTTCGAACGCCTCAGGAGTTTCGAGGTAATCACATCAGGAACTTTAAAAATATTCCCTTGTTCGAACTACAGAAAAGAGCACAAGAACTTTCAAAGGAACAAGAAGTGATTGTGATTTGTCAAAGTGGAATGAGGAGCAGTAAAGCAAGTAAAACTTTAAAAAAGCTTGGGTTTACACAGATAACAAATGTTAAAGGCGGCATTAGTGCTTGGCACTAA
- a CDS encoding sulfite exporter TauE/SafE family protein has translation MDIGFIITIFLIGFIGSYISGMLGIGGSIIKYPMLLYIPPIFGLAAFSAHEVSGISAVQVLFASISGVWAYRKGGYLNKTLIIYMGISVLIGSVIGSFGSQSMSENGINLVYGILAIIAAVMMFIPKKGIDDIPLDQVTFNKWLAAILALIVGLGSGVVGAAGGFLLVPIMLVVLKIPTRVTIASSLAITFISSIGATVGKVSTGQVDYYPALIMIIASIIAAPLGAMAGKKMNTKILQIILAVLILATAVKIWAGIV, from the coding sequence ATGGATATCGGTTTTATCATTACGATCTTTTTAATTGGATTCATAGGCTCATATATTTCAGGAATGCTCGGTATTGGCGGATCCATTATCAAATATCCGATGCTTTTGTATATACCGCCAATCTTTGGGTTAGCGGCCTTCAGTGCACACGAAGTCTCTGGAATAAGTGCTGTTCAAGTTTTATTTGCTTCCATTTCAGGTGTCTGGGCCTATCGTAAAGGCGGATACTTAAATAAAACCCTCATTATCTATATGGGGATCAGTGTTTTAATCGGAAGTGTAATTGGGAGCTTTGGTTCGCAGTCTATGTCAGAGAACGGAATAAATCTTGTTTATGGCATCCTAGCCATCATAGCAGCCGTTATGATGTTTATTCCTAAGAAGGGAATCGACGATATTCCTTTAGACCAGGTAACCTTTAATAAGTGGCTTGCTGCGATTTTAGCCTTAATTGTTGGCCTAGGTTCTGGAGTTGTTGGAGCTGCAGGGGGCTTTTTATTAGTGCCAATTATGCTGGTCGTGTTAAAAATCCCAACCAGGGTGACGATTGCATCTTCGCTAGCAATTACTTTCATTTCATCAATTGGAGCAACTGTGGGGAAAGTATCTACAGGGCAAGTGGACTATTATCCAGCCTTAATCATGATAATCGCGAGCATAATAGCTGCACCGCTTGGAGCGATGGCAGGGAAAAAAATGAATACAAAAATTCTTCAAATTATATTAGCGGTTCTTATTTTAGCCACAGCGGTGAAAATTTGGGCGGGAATAGTGTAA
- a CDS encoding MBL fold metallo-hydrolase, whose protein sequence is MTVNVMTAKEIAQKVINKEDLFILDVRNESDFNDWKIEGEGIEIFNTPYFDLLDGVEEVMERMPADKDVLVVCAKEGSSIMVADMLSEAGRSVSYLKGGMKAWSEHLEPVKIGDLHDGAEIYQFVRLGKGCLSYMVISNGEAAVIDSTRMTDVYLEFAASKEVKITHVLDTHLHADHISGGRQIAERTNATYWLPPKDAAEVTFAYQALEGGNVITIGSTAIDIHALYSPGHTIGSTSFVVDEKYLLSGDILFIDSIGRPDLAGLAEDWVGDLRETLYHRYRQLSDELIVLPSHFMIIEELNGNGSVAKKLGTLFAENHGLNMKDEKEFRAMVTGNLPPQPNAYQEIRETNMGKITPDSEKQREMEIGPNRCAVR, encoded by the coding sequence ATGACTGTAAATGTAATGACAGCTAAAGAAATTGCACAAAAGGTCATTAATAAAGAAGATTTATTTATTTTGGATGTACGAAATGAAAGTGATTTTAACGATTGGAAAATTGAAGGAGAGGGCATTGAAATCTTTAATACTCCTTACTTTGATTTGTTAGATGGCGTTGAAGAAGTGATGGAAAGAATGCCAGCTGATAAAGATGTACTTGTTGTCTGTGCAAAAGAAGGCTCATCGATTATGGTAGCTGATATGTTATCTGAAGCTGGACGTTCGGTGTCTTATTTAAAAGGCGGCATGAAAGCTTGGAGTGAACATTTAGAACCAGTTAAAATCGGCGATTTGCATGATGGAGCTGAAATTTATCAGTTCGTTCGTCTTGGCAAAGGGTGTCTATCTTATATGGTTATTTCTAACGGTGAAGCGGCGGTCATCGATTCAACTAGAATGACGGACGTCTATCTTGAATTTGCAGCGAGTAAAGAAGTGAAAATCACACATGTATTAGATACACACTTACATGCAGATCACATTTCGGGTGGAAGACAAATTGCAGAACGAACCAATGCTACGTATTGGTTACCTCCTAAAGATGCAGCTGAAGTTACATTTGCATATCAGGCATTAGAAGGTGGAAATGTTATAACGATTGGGAGTACAGCAATAGACATTCATGCTCTTTACTCACCTGGCCATACAATTGGTTCTACATCATTTGTTGTCGATGAAAAGTACTTACTTTCTGGAGATATCTTATTCATCGATTCAATTGGCAGACCAGATCTAGCTGGATTAGCAGAGGATTGGGTGGGTGATCTTAGAGAAACGCTCTATCATCGCTATAGACAATTGTCGGACGAGCTAATTGTCTTACCTTCACACTTTATGATCATTGAAGAACTGAATGGAAACGGTAGTGTTGCTAAGAAGTTAGGAACGTTATTTGCAGAAAATCATGGCTTAAATATGAAAGATGAGAAAGAGTTTAGAGCAATGGTTACTGGAAACTTACCTCCACAACCAAATGCCTACCAAGAAATTCGGGAAACAAACATGGGAAAAATCACGCCAGATAGTGAAAAACAACGTGAAATGGAGATTGGACCCAATCGTTGTGCAGTACGTTAA
- a CDS encoding sulfurtransferase TusA family protein, with product MNSDKVLDAKGLACPMPIVKTKKAINELESGQVLEIHATDKGAKADLAAWSRSGGHELLESTEENDVFKFWIKKG from the coding sequence ATGAATTCAGATAAAGTATTAGACGCAAAAGGATTAGCTTGTCCGATGCCCATTGTAAAAACAAAGAAAGCTATCAATGAACTAGAATCAGGTCAAGTGTTAGAAATCCATGCTACAGATAAAGGTGCAAAAGCTGATTTAGCCGCTTGGTCTAGATCTGGCGGACATGAGCTGTTGGAATCTACAGAAGAAAATGATGTATTTAAATTTTGGATTAAAAAAGGCTGA
- a CDS encoding GNAT family N-acetyltransferase — MIYKDSLEGISSEMLTGFFVDWPHPPNQETHLKLLKNSSKVILAIDNDTKQVVGFITAISDGILSAYIPFLEVLPAYKMKGIGKELVKRILNELDDIYMIDLCCDDDLIPYYHSLGMTKTNGMVIRNYNRQSGS; from the coding sequence ATGATATATAAAGACTCACTCGAGGGAATTTCTTCGGAAATGCTAACGGGCTTTTTTGTGGATTGGCCGCACCCGCCAAATCAAGAAACGCACTTAAAGCTATTAAAGAACAGCAGTAAAGTAATCCTGGCAATTGATAACGATACAAAACAAGTTGTTGGATTTATTACGGCAATTAGTGATGGTATTCTATCTGCGTATATACCGTTCCTTGAAGTGTTACCAGCATACAAAATGAAAGGAATTGGCAAGGAATTAGTAAAACGGATATTAAATGAGCTTGATGACATCTATATGATTGATTTATGTTGTGATGATGACTTGATTCCTTATTATCATTCTCTAGGAATGACGAAAACGAATGGGATGGTTATAAGGAATTATAATAGACAATCTGGAAGTTAA
- a CDS encoding heavy metal translocating P-type ATPase, protein MNAKSKQDVTLWSKLKPHIELIAACFCGVLIIIGWILSKNGAESYSTYVYVLAFIIGGMAKAKEGILDTIETKKLNVEILMILAALGSALIGYWTEGAILIFIFSLSGALETYTMNKSHKEISALMDLQPEEATLLASGKERRVGISELKIGDQILIKAGERVPSDGIIIKGQTNLDEAAITGESIPVSKTINDEVFAGTVNLRGTLIVELTKTQEETLFNKIILLVQSAQSVKSPSQQFIEKFEGRYVNVVLIAVLLMMFVPHYLFHWDWKETIYRAMVLLVVASPCALAASVMPATLSAISNGARHGILFKGGVHLENLGHLKAIALDKTGTLTKGKPEVVDVLYREDYTMETFLLHVASVEKYSTHPLAQSIVAYASKHSILDLIKPETSEDISGFGASARIAGVTWKVGKADFVGAEEARAFQNGIAETLASEGKTMVYASDQQGLVGLITLKDVIRQETIDAIDKLKSIGVQIYMLTGDSQATAKAIAAESHINGFVAECLPETKVDEIKKLQDQYGTVAMVGDGINDAPALATASIGIAMGEGSDVALETADVVLMKNNLSLIADAVLLSKKMNKIVKQNVFFSIFVIILLVCSNFLQLLNLPYGVIGHEGSTILVILNGLRLLK, encoded by the coding sequence ATGAATGCTAAGAGTAAACAAGATGTGACGCTTTGGAGTAAACTTAAGCCGCATATAGAGTTAATTGCAGCATGTTTTTGCGGCGTACTCATAATCATTGGGTGGATTCTATCTAAAAACGGAGCTGAATCCTATTCGACTTATGTATACGTGTTAGCCTTTATTATCGGGGGGATGGCGAAAGCCAAAGAAGGTATACTTGACACCATTGAAACAAAAAAATTAAACGTTGAAATTCTAATGATTTTAGCCGCTTTAGGTTCTGCACTTATTGGCTATTGGACCGAGGGAGCCATTCTAATCTTTATCTTCTCTTTAAGTGGGGCTTTAGAAACATATACAATGAACAAAAGTCACAAGGAAATCTCTGCTTTAATGGATTTGCAACCGGAAGAAGCCACTCTTCTCGCTAGTGGAAAGGAAAGAAGAGTTGGTATATCCGAATTGAAAATCGGAGACCAAATCTTAATTAAAGCTGGAGAACGTGTTCCATCAGATGGAATAATCATTAAAGGACAAACGAACTTAGATGAAGCGGCCATTACAGGAGAATCAATTCCAGTAAGTAAAACGATTAATGATGAAGTATTTGCTGGCACCGTTAATTTAAGAGGCACCCTTATCGTTGAATTGACTAAAACTCAAGAGGAAACCCTTTTTAATAAAATCATTCTGCTCGTTCAATCTGCACAGAGTGTGAAATCTCCATCCCAGCAATTTATTGAAAAATTTGAAGGTAGATATGTAAATGTTGTTCTTATCGCTGTCCTGCTTATGATGTTTGTCCCGCACTATTTATTTCATTGGGACTGGAAAGAAACGATTTATCGTGCCATGGTGCTACTTGTCGTGGCTTCTCCTTGCGCACTCGCCGCTTCTGTTATGCCAGCAACTTTATCAGCGATTTCTAATGGTGCCCGCCATGGCATATTATTTAAAGGCGGGGTTCATTTAGAAAATTTAGGACACTTAAAAGCCATTGCCTTAGACAAGACTGGAACATTAACGAAAGGGAAACCTGAGGTGGTTGATGTTTTGTATCGAGAGGATTATACGATGGAAACATTTCTCCTGCATGTAGCATCAGTGGAGAAATACTCAACTCATCCGCTCGCCCAATCCATCGTTGCTTATGCTTCTAAACATAGCATTCTCGATCTTATTAAGCCCGAAACGTCTGAAGATATCTCAGGTTTTGGTGCAAGCGCACGCATTGCCGGCGTGACCTGGAAAGTCGGGAAAGCAGATTTTGTTGGGGCTGAGGAAGCAAGAGCTTTTCAAAACGGGATTGCGGAAACATTGGCCAGCGAAGGAAAAACCATGGTTTATGCCTCTGATCAGCAAGGGCTAGTTGGTTTGATAACACTTAAAGATGTCATCCGTCAAGAAACCATTGATGCAATTGATAAACTAAAATCGATAGGCGTGCAGATCTATATGTTAACAGGTGACAGCCAGGCCACGGCGAAAGCCATTGCAGCAGAAAGCCACATTAATGGATTCGTTGCAGAATGCCTGCCTGAGACAAAAGTGGATGAAATAAAAAAATTACAAGATCAATATGGCACCGTTGCGATGGTTGGAGACGGGATTAATGACGCTCCAGCATTGGCGACAGCATCCATTGGGATTGCTATGGGTGAGGGATCTGACGTAGCCTTAGAAACTGCTGATGTTGTCTTAATGAAAAACAATCTTTCACTAATTGCAGACGCTGTTCTTCTGTCTAAAAAAATGAATAAAATTGTAAAGCAAAATGTATTCTTTTCAATTTTCGTAATCATTTTACTGGTTTGCTCCAATTTTCTTCAGTTACTGAATTTACCGTACGGAGTAATCGGACACGAAGGAAGTACAATACTTGTTATTTTGAACGGCCTACGACTTTTAAAATAA
- a CDS encoding rhodanese-like domain-containing protein: MKVITTSEVEALVKSNTPIHMIDVREEEEAAEGMIPNATNIPLGLIEDKLDELDKSKEYIIICRSGNRSSMAAAILENNGYNVRNMTGGMLHYKGKTV; encoded by the coding sequence ATGAAAGTGATCACAACTTCAGAAGTAGAGGCTTTAGTAAAGAGTAATACGCCAATTCATATGATTGATGTTCGCGAAGAAGAGGAAGCGGCCGAAGGGATGATTCCCAACGCAACGAATATCCCTTTAGGATTAATAGAAGATAAACTGGATGAATTAGATAAATCCAAAGAATATATCATAATCTGTCGTTCAGGCAATCGAAGTTCAATGGCGGCTGCTATTCTTGAGAATAATGGATACAACGTTAGGAATATGACTGGTGGAATGCTTCATTATAAGGGGAAAACTGTATAA
- a CDS encoding DUF3221 domain-containing protein: MYRKTFWLVVICFIIAGCSQNGAAKGEIDRKGIITEIDTKENRLLIDDRKHGLIWIKLNESDHLDEYVQGQEVVVWIDGVISNSIPAQARALNIQSATPLPEFIFEKDGFPSALPGFVTINQKRYNMQRGGFEWRNGNQVQQTDAASPLQIAEKFKAIHAKPNSRLTIEVEQKPTLIVYRWNAETESREREEYPIIVPAEKGRYIYEAIALWANGKVSFTFVIEVN; encoded by the coding sequence ATGTATAGAAAGACGTTTTGGTTAGTAGTGATTTGTTTTATCATAGCAGGCTGTTCTCAAAACGGAGCAGCTAAAGGTGAAATTGATAGAAAAGGTATTATTACGGAGATAGACACGAAAGAAAACCGATTGTTAATAGATGACCGAAAGCATGGCTTGATTTGGATCAAACTAAATGAAAGCGATCATTTAGATGAATATGTGCAAGGTCAGGAAGTAGTCGTATGGATCGATGGGGTCATTAGTAATTCAATACCTGCACAAGCGAGAGCCTTAAATATTCAGTCAGCAACACCTTTACCGGAATTTATTTTTGAAAAAGATGGTTTTCCATCTGCCCTCCCTGGATTCGTAACAATCAATCAAAAACGATATAACATGCAAAGAGGCGGTTTTGAGTGGCGAAACGGGAATCAAGTTCAGCAAACAGATGCCGCAAGTCCCCTTCAAATTGCTGAAAAGTTTAAAGCCATCCATGCAAAGCCAAACAGTAGACTGACCATAGAGGTGGAACAAAAACCAACACTGATTGTCTATCGTTGGAATGCAGAAACAGAAAGTAGGGAACGGGAAGAGTACCCTATTATCGTTCCTGCTGAAAAAGGACGGTATATCTATGAAGCAATCGCTTTATGGGCTAATGGTAAAGTCTCCTTTACATTTGTTATAGAGGTGAATTAG
- a CDS encoding sulfurtransferase TusA family protein — protein MIKTNSILDAKGLACPMPIVKTKKAMNAMDAGHVLEIQATDKGSTADMKAWSESTGHQYLGTVEEGTVLKHYIRKSSSDEQIEKKHENVISNDDLLSKMENQKPVVVDVRESAEFVFSHIPNAVSLPLGELEERLSELDKNTEIHVICRTGSRSDLAAQKLTSAGFKQVINVVPGMSQWNGPTEKSIS, from the coding sequence ATGATTAAAACAAATTCAATATTAGACGCAAAAGGGTTAGCGTGTCCGATGCCGATTGTAAAAACGAAAAAAGCGATGAACGCTATGGACGCTGGACATGTGTTAGAAATTCAAGCAACAGATAAAGGATCAACTGCAGACATGAAAGCTTGGTCAGAAAGTACCGGACATCAATATTTAGGTACAGTTGAAGAAGGAACGGTTCTAAAACATTATATAAGAAAATCAAGTAGTGATGAACAAATAGAAAAGAAACATGAAAATGTGATTTCTAATGATGATCTGCTGTCTAAAATGGAAAACCAAAAGCCAGTAGTAGTTGACGTACGTGAATCAGCAGAGTTTGTCTTTAGTCATATTCCAAACGCTGTATCGTTGCCTTTAGGGGAACTAGAAGAACGATTAAGTGAATTGGATAAAAATACAGAAATTCATGTCATTTGCCGGACAGGCAGCCGAAGTGATTTAGCTGCACAAAAACTTACATCGGCAGGCTTCAAGCAAGTCATTAATGTTGTTCCGGGAATGAGTCAATGGAATGGACCTACTGAAAAGTCAATTAGCTAA
- a CDS encoding GNAT family N-acetyltransferase, producing the protein MLFEKDRVCVRKLEDKDRYVLVKWLSNPEVLEFYEGRDNPFDMEKVDKAFYDAENKDEGCIVEFEGKPIGYIQYYQVDNETKDEYGYMDEKVYGMDQFIGEPTYWNKGIGQILVTAMVEYLLKEKQAEAVVMDPQAWNKRAIHCYEKCGFKKIKTLPSHEYHEGKYRDCWLIEYKK; encoded by the coding sequence ATGTTATTTGAAAAAGATAGGGTATGTGTTCGGAAATTAGAAGATAAAGATAGGTATGTATTGGTTAAATGGCTGTCCAATCCAGAAGTTTTGGAATTTTACGAAGGAAGAGATAACCCATTTGATATGGAAAAGGTCGATAAAGCGTTTTATGATGCTGAAAATAAGGACGAAGGATGTATCGTAGAATTTGAAGGGAAGCCAATCGGGTATATCCAATACTACCAAGTAGATAATGAAACGAAAGATGAATACGGATACATGGATGAAAAGGTCTATGGGATGGATCAATTCATCGGTGAGCCAACATACTGGAATAAAGGAATAGGTCAAATTCTGGTTACGGCTATGGTCGAATATTTACTAAAAGAAAAACAGGCAGAGGCAGTAGTAATGGATCCCCAAGCATGGAATAAACGAGCCATACACTGCTATGAGAAATGCGGCTTTAAAAAAATTAAAACCCTGCCTAGCCATGAATATCATGAAGGAAAGTATCGAGATTGCTGGTTAATTGAATATAAGAAATGA
- a CDS encoding DsrE/DsrF/DrsH-like family protein — protein sequence MSEKKKTTIVLFSGDYDKAMAAYIIANGAAAYDHEVVIFHTFWGLNALRKDEPVMLKKGFLEKMFAKMMPRGADKMGISNMNFAGMGPKMIKHVMKKHNAMTLPQLIEMAQEQEVKLIACTMTMDLLGLQQPELLDGIEYAGVAAYLADAEDGNVNLFI from the coding sequence ATGAGTGAAAAGAAAAAAACAACCATTGTATTATTTAGCGGGGATTATGATAAGGCTATGGCCGCTTATATTATTGCCAATGGAGCAGCAGCTTATGATCATGAGGTAGTCATCTTCCACACGTTCTGGGGATTAAATGCGCTGCGTAAGGACGAGCCGGTTATGTTAAAAAAAGGATTCCTAGAAAAAATGTTTGCCAAAATGATGCCAAGAGGCGCAGATAAAATGGGAATATCCAACATGAACTTTGCTGGAATGGGTCCTAAAATGATTAAGCATGTTATGAAAAAACATAATGCAATGACTCTTCCGCAACTAATAGAGATGGCACAAGAACAAGAAGTGAAGCTAATCGCTTGCACGATGACAATGGACTTATTGGGTTTGCAGCAACCAGAATTACTAGATGGAATTGAATATGCAGGTGTGGCCGCTTATCTAGCAGATGCAGAGGACGGTAACGTAAACCTATTTATTTAA
- a CDS encoding DUF421 domain-containing protein has translation MDFFSSQDSLTIIQWSVRAVISFTFLLIATKIMGPRSFSQLRLLDFIIALIIGNIIAHPLSDEHLGMKGSMVTITVLVIFYTLCVYLSLKWDKFRTWLDPSPFPIIKNGQIIYKNLAKARIPIDVLLSELRKDKIEDIQKISLALWEPDGTLSTFLHSQHQPLTPLDMQVKTKPFSLPNLIIKEGKINYTELDKRGKDEVWLKKNLELTYQTSVSEILLATIDIDEKITVYLYT, from the coding sequence ATGGATTTTTTCAGCAGTCAAGACTCTCTTACGATTATTCAATGGAGTGTAAGGGCGGTTATTAGTTTCACTTTCCTACTCATCGCCACAAAAATAATGGGACCTCGATCATTTTCACAATTAAGATTGCTTGATTTTATCATTGCACTAATCATAGGGAATATTATCGCCCACCCTCTTTCAGACGAACATTTAGGCATGAAGGGATCAATGGTTACAATAACTGTTTTGGTTATTTTTTACACATTATGTGTCTATCTGAGTTTAAAATGGGATAAATTTAGAACCTGGCTTGATCCATCTCCCTTCCCTATCATAAAAAACGGACAGATTATTTATAAAAATTTAGCCAAAGCTAGAATTCCGATTGATGTTTTATTATCAGAACTGAGAAAAGATAAAATTGAAGATATTCAAAAGATTTCACTAGCACTTTGGGAACCGGATGGTACTCTATCAACGTTTTTACATTCACAGCATCAACCACTTACTCCATTAGATATGCAGGTAAAAACAAAACCATTTAGTCTACCCAATCTCATTATAAAAGAAGGGAAAATTAACTACACAGAATTAGATAAAAGAGGCAAGGATGAAGTATGGCTAAAAAAGAACCTCGAATTAACCTACCAAACGTCAGTTAGTGAGATTTTATTGGCCACTATTGATATAGATGAAAAGATAACCGTTTATTTGTATACATAG
- a CDS encoding DUF47 domain-containing protein: protein MLFKAKQNKFTAALINMSQNLKESADYFAEFNVTSDYTAFADKMKEYELKGDSMVHEVSKDLTQAFITPIEREDILQLTNSMDDILDGLENCASLIDMYSISNTDQYILDFIEAIKECTYEIAKACKLLTTKNLQLIPVIAIKIKDLESHCDEIQRQSIKQLFSTEKDPFRIIQYKEMYESLEDVADDCQRVANILVGVVMKNA from the coding sequence TTGTTATTTAAAGCAAAACAAAACAAGTTTACAGCTGCCCTAATTAATATGTCTCAAAACTTAAAGGAAAGTGCTGATTATTTTGCTGAATTCAACGTTACCAGTGATTATACAGCATTTGCCGATAAGATGAAGGAGTACGAACTTAAAGGGGACAGTATGGTCCATGAGGTGAGTAAGGATCTGACTCAGGCTTTTATCACACCCATTGAACGAGAAGATATTCTTCAATTAACCAATAGTATGGACGATATATTGGATGGTTTAGAAAATTGTGCATCCTTAATCGACATGTATTCGATTAGTAATACGGATCAGTATATCCTCGACTTTATTGAAGCTATTAAAGAATGTACGTATGAAATTGCCAAAGCGTGTAAATTGCTTACAACGAAGAATCTTCAATTAATCCCAGTGATTGCGATTAAAATTAAAGATTTAGAATCTCATTGTGATGAAATTCAGCGCCAATCGATTAAACAATTATTTTCAACTGAAAAGGATCCGTTCCGTATCATTCAATACAAAGAAATGTATGAAAGCCTAGAAGATGTAGCGGATGATTGTCAACGAGTCGCCAACATCCTTGTAGGTGTGGTTATGAAAAACGCATAA
- a CDS encoding DUF302 domain-containing protein has product MFHYTVQTDKSIDEAITALETNLKNEKFGVLWMLDLTEKLQEKGIENFKQPYRILEVCNPEAAARVLGVNELVGYFLPCKITVYEKEGLTNIGMPKPTVMMEMIEDSKLKEIAVEIEETLIKVLDKSI; this is encoded by the coding sequence ATGTTTCATTATACAGTGCAAACAGATAAATCTATTGATGAGGCCATTACAGCCTTAGAAACAAACTTAAAAAACGAAAAATTTGGCGTACTTTGGATGTTAGACTTAACTGAAAAGTTACAGGAAAAAGGGATAGAGAACTTTAAGCAGCCTTATCGTATTTTAGAGGTGTGTAATCCAGAAGCAGCAGCAAGAGTATTAGGGGTAAATGAACTTGTAGGGTATTTTCTTCCTTGTAAAATTACGGTGTATGAGAAGGAAGGGCTGACGAATATTGGTATGCCGAAGCCAACGGTAATGATGGAAATGATAGAAGATTCTAAGCTGAAAGAAATTGCTGTTGAGATTGAAGAAACGTTAATTAAGGTTTTGGATAAAAGTATTTAA